The genomic DNA CACCTCCTTCCTGCTTTGGCTGCAGGGGTGGGCGGGCCCTGGGGTGTGCTCTTCCTCAGCCTCAGACccaccttctctcctcctctgggGCCCTCCCTCTGGACAGAGCTGACCTCTGCTGGAGACAGGCTCCTCTGTGcagcaggacccaggctgctggcaaagggaaagggaaagtgatgatggcagggagaggggatggggcaggccctgctcccctggGAGGGTCAGGCTGGAGCCCTCCCCACACCATCCTGCACCCAGCCCAAGCCTGAGCCCAGGAACGCtctccacctgcctcctgctGAATGATGGGGATGTGTGGACCTTGGATCAGGGACAGATGTGCGTTGAGTTCCTCGTTCTGGGCTTGGTGCTCTGCTTGGGTCCCTCTGCCTTcacagggtggggagggcacCGCAGGCAGCCTCCTGTCCCTCTTACTCTAGGAGAGCTTTCAGACAAGCTGGATAGTGACCCTTGTCAGTTACACTGCAAATGCTTTCTTTCAATATGTGGCTAGGGTCTCACTTCATGAAGTCTTTCCATGTATACATgccttaatttttaatgttttcaaatgtattcattttatcaTGTATGTATATGACATGACATAGacatgtcattttttattttgtattggctAGCCAATGCAAGGACATTTAATGACTTTCCTTCAATGTCATTGTGTCCTACTGACGTGCAATGCCAcaacctttgtgtgtgtgtgctgtgtgtgtgtgtgtgtgtgtgtgtgtgtgtgtgtgtgtgtaggttgtctctgactctctcatatGCTCCATTGCCTCACTTGTCCATGCTTGGGTGACTACCTTGCTGCTCTACCAGGCTTCAGCATAGGTCCAATATCTGGTACGCCCATCCACCTTAGCCTCACCTTTGAAGTTGTATTGATCTTGTACAGATCTACATGAATTTATGGGcaaaatttccttaaaatatgttttttaaattaatttcacagagaggaaggaagggggagagagagaaaaaaccatCAACGATGAGTgaaacattcattggctgcttcctgcataccatCTACTGGGAAAAGATACCagaacctgggcaggtgcccatgcatgaacctcctggttcatgggtccaagctcaaccactgagccaaaccacctgaGTGATGGACAAACTTTTCGTGTTTCATGCGATACCCTATTATCAATGTGTAGAGCAATCTTGGCAGGCATAGACGTCTCTGAGGCCCTGAGACTctccatccatgaacatggtatatatcTGCATTTCTATGGGCCTTCTTTTATGTTCTCAGTGAGTTGAAATGAAGTTAAAGGGGAagctggaagggaaggaaagagaaagacatgaggccaaagaagaggaaagggagcaCGGACAGGAAGAAATAGGATCAAAAGGAGGATATACCACTCTGGGCAGATGGAGAGACTTAAAGCTGTGTGGAGAGATGAAGGAATTAAGGGAGAAAAGGGGCAGAAAGTGAGGGTGTGAATCTGGGCTGAATCTTGTCTCCCTGCAACcttgggaaaagggaaaaagaacaTTGCCTCAGCAATATGGTGCTCAGTAGTCATTCCCTGCTGTGAGAATTGGTGCAGTCTGGACACGCTTGGGGATGAAAGGGGCTTTGACCAGGTCCTGAGACACAGTGAGTCTGCACCAAAAGGCAGAGTGAATTTAAAACAAAGGGAATGGAGGCCCCTCTCAATATGTCCTGCTCACTTGGGCATGGTGTGGTCACTCTGGGACTGGCATTCTCCGTGGCACACCTGcagcaggggtgggaggagacacAGAAATGAGGGCAGCAGCCCACAGGACATCTGGGAGTCCTGGGGAGAGGCCAGGCGAGGCACAGGGTCAGGAGACAGGAGgaacacccagaggcagagcaggaGCTGGCAGAGGATAAGGAGGGAGTCCCCAtcagggaaggcaggaggagggggtcaGGAGAAGGGGTCAACCTTGTCCTGGGTCTCAGCCTTGACCACCTGCTGAGACCCTTAAGGCTTCTTGTCACCACTTCTTCCCAGCACCAGGCTGCACATGTTGTGAGCAGAAACTGCTGGAGGACGGAAGGATTATTTGAAAATTGATTGATTTATTGAACCAGAGGCTTCCCCTCTTctttattgccgggagccggtccatccttgctgtttcaagggacctggcatatatggcatacggttcttaatatgtttgctcaccttcttggcactatgtgttttaaccaaggtcacctctccgagaaaggttgaatccccaggtagggattttcccctgaagttagggagggaatataaaacccctcaactaagtgccaggcgggtaattaatccctttaactacgaacaatcatgcttaaactacataatcttttctccttggaatggagataagaaacgccctaacctttgtaatagagattgataggattgaatcaactggtataaatacagttgtaacaagacagaaacacacagaacttagaacacagaactcaggagacagaactcagaacacagaacttagaacacagggcttggaagacaggaccaagagagacagagcctaggcacagaacctacacagaacgttctctagggacagaagaacttcgctggcgagagcatgccggaggatcctggacagggactggcctcggagcctggaggcggagcctggcgagagagcatggctggggatcctggactgaacctgactgcggagattggcaggagagcctgactagaacctggtgactggacctggctggagaacctagcgagggaacatggctactgaacctggctggagatgctaagcagaacctctctggagatccagaccagaacttggctggagatcctggctgaagatcctagctaggctgctgatcaactgaacgctgtctccgtgtcattccttcttcgccgactacgtccacacctttggggacccctggacctgctggggttggactccagcACTTTATATCACCAAATGCCCGACATTTAACTGTCACTACAGCCCCCGAGATCAGTCATGGTTACTCTCTATGTGTTACAGTGAGGAATCCAAGAGGCAGCCTGTTCCCTCTGCCACACCCACAGGGTCTCCACAGGAAGGAAACACCACTGGAAACTGACTTATGGGCTGCCCATCAGCTGCCATTCACGGTCCGTCCCTGCTATTGTCCATGGAGAGGATGCACAGGCTTGAAAGTTCTGAGGTTGGTCCAgtcctctctctgtcccctgggACTGAGGCGTGATGAGTAGACGTgggccaccatctgaggcttggaGGAGACCAGCAGGAGGAGACAACCCCCAGAGCTGAgttgggtgtgggtgtgggggtgtgggggggggtgtgggggtgtgggcaTGATTCCAATAGCATCACTGAGCTGCTGAGCTAGGCCCACACTGTCCTCCTCCTCTCACAGGTCTTGTCCTGGGAAACAAGCTGACTTTCAGCCCCTCCATGGCGGCCATAGTTCCCTGACAACCCAGACTTCTGTCCTTGATCTCATTCCTGCCCCTTGTTTCCCACCATTGGCCCCCAGCCCTGTTTTgcccaccccaacccaccccacccctccccaccccaccacccctctCCTGTCCTTTTCTCCATCTCTTCAGGTCACGTTGTCTATCAAGTCTCCCTCTGGCTCTGTGTCCTCCTGACTCAGTCCCCTCCTACTGCTTTGGCCACAGGCCTATGACTGTCCTTATTCTCCATCCCTCCAATGTCTGTAAACTAAAGGACTCAGTCCCAGTCCCTCACAGTCCTGTGTGAGGCTGTGACAGGGGGGTCCGGACATGTGAGCAGAAGCCTGTGGTGAGAGACCTGGAGCCTTGGTTGCCTGTAAGGCCTGTGCAGGATGCCTGCTGCCAGGGCTCGCTCAGCATGATTCAGGCTCCACAGAGACACGGCAGGACAGACAGCCGCTGCCTGCACTGCATCCTGCgtggccaggtcctgggaagggcagagggatcCTGTCTGCAGggaagcccctccctccagcgtCCTCTCCAGGGACTGGAATTGGAAAGGCCTGAGGACACAGTaatccccagccctcccctcagcCAATGTCAACTTCAACTGCTCTTCCCAATAGTGACCCtgagcctctctcctctcctatcGCATGGGCTGTCGTTTCAACACAGCACTACTCTCCGCACATCCGTGGTCGATGCGTTTAGGCTTTTGGGTTTGAGCTTCTGCTCCTATAAATATTGCCGACTTTACGTGGCCAGTGGCAGTTAGTGTGACCACCGCGCTCCCAGGAGGTACCTACGGAAGAGAAAGGCATTTTCACTTCTGCAGGTGTTTATTGAACTGTTTGGACTTCATGGAACACTTACAGAGGCAAACACATTTGTGGAAGATTCTTAATCTTTCATGTTATTGCTTTAGAtttaaaatcaatgtaaataaTTAATcctctaaatataaaaataattctgataaGAACGAATAGAATGTTACCGGTGTGTATTTGGAACACATCAtagaatttaaatgaaaagtaaatcaatcatatttttaaaaaattccttatgAGCCCAGTCGTTGCTTTTTACTGGTTTCTGTGAATGTAGTTGGAAATGCAGCACGTGATGCGTTTTCATTCCTTGAAGAAAGTGTTTTATTCCTCCTTCACCAGAAGACCACTGACTGTTTAGGGAGATGGAAGTTCATCCTTCAGTCCCTGATTTTGAATTGAAAAGGAGGAGTTGGAGGAAGCAGGGAGTGAGGCAGGTGAGAAAGTGAACAGAGCAGAGTCTGGGGGAGTcacaaagggggtggggggtagaaaAGGGGCGCAGGAGGGGAGAAAGCAGAGGGACTGTGAGACCTGAGGGGAGGAtggagctggggcccaggagggagcaggagacccagagggagagacaggcccagggagagaagggaaggggggaggatggggggggggggaggaggaaccTGAGAATCTCCTTCAGCTTCTGTAACTTTTTTTCCAGTTCCGTCTCAGGCTTCAACGGCTGCATCCGCGTCCCGTGGTACACGAATTTTTCCCAGCAGTGCTGGAGCTCTGTGGGAACAGGGAGGGAAAGGTGAGCTCCTCCTAGAGCGGGGAGGGCCCAGGTCTCTGACTCTAGGGACACACCTTCCCCATCAGAAtctccctgccccctttctctctccttccaagGCACTGAGCTCATCCCTCAAATTCTTTCTTCCACTGGAATCTGAGGCAGCCCCTCCCCTTCTACCAGGAAGACCTGGGTCCTGATGGCACAGGGACccacctccccccttcccagGAACCCCTCTCTCCCCTGAACTCTCTCCTCCAGGGGACCCCATCCTCTCCAGACCCAGCAGCCCCCCTGCAGGCAGCTGACAGGCGTCCCCACCTGgattctcctcctgccccctctgtgcagccatttcccagcctctctgcccgcccaccacccaccctcaGGAGTCCCTGCTGACCTTCGAAGGTCATGATGGCGAGTTCGGCCCCAGCGTCCCGCAGCCTGCGCAGCCCATCCTCATAGCCACTGATTTTGGTATGGATGTGAGCAGCGAAGATGCGTAGTTGCACGTGTCTGTTCTCCTCCAGGAATTCAACCAGTTTTGGAACACAGTCTGGGCAGGGGCTCAAGGATATGTACCAGGTGAGCCTGTACTTTCTCCTCCTATCCAGGTGCTGAGGCTGGAACAGAGCCAGGAAGCACAACTCTGCACGAGGTTGGGGATTCTTGCGATTGTTACCATCCAGGAAGCACAACCCTTCAGGACAGTGTTCCCTGTGTGTGTCAGCACCCTGAACACAGAGGGGGAGAAGAGGGATCTGTCACTTGCTGTgaacaggggagggtgggaccagccagagGCAGGTGAGGACTGGCCTCCAGCACAGGACTGAAGGGGCACAGCTCAGCGTCAGGGTGAACGCTATTTCAATGCCGGATCTACACGGTCAAAGGGAAGGCGACTCATGAATCACATAATATCAGCATCTACAAAGGGCAGATCAGCAGTGAGGACTTGTTCTACATCAGCAAACCATGGTTCCCATGGCTCTGTAACTGATCAGTCTTCACTTAGCCAGTTGATATTCCATTCACCATGGTATttcattacttttaattttttaaagttttgcaaTAAatatggttctttttaaaaaatatatatattttattaattttttttttttctgagaggatgggagagggatagagagtaagaaacatcgatgagagagaaacatcgatcagctgcctcctgccgactccccaccagggatgtgcccacaaccaaggtacatgcccttgacccaatcgaacctgggacccttcagtccgcaggccaatgctctatccacggagccaaacctaTTAGTGCTAAATATGGTTcttttttcaaatcctcacctgaggagattttttccatttatctttagagagaggatggagggatggaggagggggcagagagagagaaacatcaacatgggagagacacatccactggttgcctacCCCACACTCCACCACCCAGGGCCAAGAATCAAAGCTGCAACTGagataagtgcccttgacctggaatcctacccctggcccctggctgtgcaggctgacgctctaaccattgagaaaacagATCTGGGCTCCATGTGATTCATCTTGGTACAGTTCCCAGAGAGCCTCTATTTGTGCCCAAAGCCTATGCCTTCAGGAGCTGCACCTACTCAGACCCTGCAGGGAGACAACGAGGTGTGGGCAGCCCAGCACGTATGGCCCAGTGGGTTGAGCAGCGAGCCATCCACAaacaggtcactggttccattcctggtcagggcccaggcccaggttgcaggctagattcccagtagggggcgtgcaggaggcagccaaccaatgatatctttctcatcactgatgtttctactctctctcttcctctctggaatctataaaagtcatttaaataagtaaataaatataaataaataaatataaataaataaatagctgaggtcagagggaggaggcagctgagcccCAAGGTCCTGGGCCTGATGCCACAGCGGTGGGTGCTCGCTCCAGGCAGGGGAgctctccctctgctcccccacctccagctcccGCCTGTGCACCAGCACCTCCACACGCTTCCACTCTGGGCTTCCCCTGTGCTGCGCCCAAGGGTGACACACTCTGCGGGAAGAAGGGGTGAGGGCAccgaggcagaggtggggagACACGGGATGAGCGTTGCTGCTGGGCTCACAGGATTATGGAGAGTAGCCCACCCGCCCAGGGAAGGGTTTTCAAccaggggctcagggaggaggaagaggtcagGCCCACGGAGCTGGCACAGAGCCCTGGTGGCAGAGGATGGTACCTGGAACCCAGGAGGCATCCTGGGCTCCGTGCAGCTGGCAATGCACTTGTGGGGACAGCACCCTGCCAGGCTCTCCCAGGAGTGACTGGAGGGAGCACCAAGGGGGACCTCTGGCTCTCTGGCCAGAGGCTGCCCGGGCGGGGGCCAGGGGAGAACGACCACTTTGTCCGGgtgcctttccctctggcctgacccctcctcagaggcacagcaggagggacaggctgaccctggaggctgggctgaCACTGGGCTGGTGGGCCCAGGCCTTGGGACACTGTGACTGCTTTCTTATTGGGGCTCCAAGCTGCCAATCACAGCAGAGTCCGTCCTCCCTGCCTCTGGGCAACGTCACAGCAGCTGGGGGCCAAGGGACATTGCTCAGAGGACACCTGTGGGCATGGAACCTTCTCACTGAGTGTCCCgggggccctgcctgccctgctcgcTCACCCTTTTGCGTCGAATGCCCTGGAGCCCCTCCACTGCGACCCAGGCAACGCCCTGCCGGACCTCCACCTCGTAGCACAGGTATGTTTGGTCCTTAGGTTCTTTCCGGAAGTTTCTCTTGAAGGTTCCTCTTTTCATCAGGGGTCtgtgggcacaggcaggaggAAGCAAGGCATGGGGTTCCTCTGGGGATCACCCCATTCTCCTCCCCTCTGCACCCACATCCTGGCTAGACCCACAGAGGATGGGCGCCCGCTCACTTAGCTGGGGCCACctaacctccctctctgacccctttggggggtcctGGGGGAGTCAGCCCAGTCTTTTTGTCAGGGTTTCCCCGGGAGCAGTGCAGGGGCTCAGAGCTCTGACGGGGCCTCTTCTGGCATCACCGTCCTGCCCTCGTCCCGCTGACCCAGCCCTGCCAGGTGCTGCCCAGTggtgctgtttcctctgctcttCTGGGTTAACCTGAGCCACATGGTGCATCGGGGGAAAGGGTGGCCCCATCGGGGAAAAGAGATGCCAAACTAGTCTTCTCAGATAACTCATGACATTTCCCTTCTCATCATGAAAATAATCATGTCCTTTacaaaaaccaaaacataaaTCTGAACGTgacctcctagggcagtgatggcgaaccatttgagctcggcgtgtcagcattttgaaaaaccctaacttatctctgatgctgtgtcacatatagaaattttttgatctttgcaactatagtaaaacaaagatttatatttttgatatttattatatatataaatgccatttaacaaggaaaaatcaaccaaaaaaatgagtcataggttcgccatcactgtcctagggcctcAGTTCAGAGCAGAGAGAATAGATTTCATGGGAGACGGAGGGAGCGGAGAAACAGGGACCCTCAAGGGTGACCCCCAGATTCTAGCCAGGGGCTTAGGAGAGGCGGGTAGGACAGGCCCTCTGGGCATcagctgaggggtcctggacatAGAAGGGCCATCAGGAGGGACAGGAGAAGCAGGGGGTCCCCTCTGGAGAAGGCAAGTCCTCAGGGAGCCAGGAGGGGGTGCTCAGAAGCAGGGCTGCTCCAGGGGCGGGTGGTACCTGTCAGTTGGTGCTCGGTTGTCCATGTCTCAGCTCCTTCACCGTCTCTGCTGGTCACGGCCCGTCCTCGGTCTGGGACACTTTCAAGGACCGAGGTGCCTTATATGCCATCAAAGAACCTGGAAGCTGCTGAGCTGGCACTGCtgagccccaccccttcccaaaACTAAAGACACTCATGCCACCCACATGGCGTCATAGAAAAGGGAACTTTTCTGCCCAAATGACTCATCCTGTGCCCTCAGGGGCAacttaggtttttttttgtttgtttgtttgtttttttatttcttttttttttaattaaatctttattgttcagattattacatttgttcctcttttttccccccccataactcccctcctcccagttcccgccccaccctccgccctcactccccacccactgtcctcatccataggtgcacgatttttgtccagtctcttcccacatctcccacacccctttcccccccaagaatagtcagtccattccctttctatgtccctgattctattataatcaacagttcattctgttcatcagattatttattcacttgattcttagattcacttgttgatagatgcatatttgttgttcataatttgtatctttacctttttcttcctcttcctcttcttaaaggatacctttcagcatttcatataatcctggtttggtggtgatgaactcctttagcttttccttatctgtgaagctctttatctgaccttcaattctgaatgatagctttgctggataaagtaatcttggttgtaggttcttggtattcatcactttgaatatttcttgccactcccttctggcctgcaaagtttctgttgagaaatcagctgacagtcgtatgggtactcccttgtaggtaactgactttctttctcttgctgtttttaagattctctctttatcttttgctcttggcattttaattatgatgtgtcttggtgtggtcctctttggattccttttgtttggggttctccgcgcttcttggacctgtaagtccatttctttcaccaggtgggggaagttttctgtcattatttcttcaaataggttttcaatatcttgctctctctcatcttctggcacccctataattctgatgttggtacgcttgaagctgtcccagaggctccttacactatcctcgcatttttggattcttttttcattttgcttttccgattggatgttttttgcttcctcgcatttcaaatcattgacttgattcttgcactcctctggtctgctgtcgggcatctcagaatttgacttcagcactgcgcctcctctgagtgtccgtgtgcgtttctctttcctcctagttgtagcgCAACTTAGGTTTTGATTTCTCTGTTCTGACAAAGGCCCCCCCTGGCCTGACCTTGGGCCTGTGAGGTCCCAGGAGGGTGGGGTCACTCTGGGCAGAACGGCACAGCCAGGCAGGAGGCGAAAGCACAGGTGAGAGGACAGGTGCTCCCACCTGAGGGTCCAGGCACAGGACACGGAGCCCCCACAGGACAGGCCCCGGGTGCCCAGCCCTGACTCCCGAGGCCGCCAGTGCAGGGCGTGGCCGGGCCCAGTGCAGGGACCTGCGGGGCTGAGCCAGGAGGGAGACTCTGCCctgagaggaagggcagggtggGGTCACCGTGAGCTGAGCTCCCCTTAGGAGCCACCCTGTAGGGGAAGGAACTGGACTGGGAGCCTTTGTCCACCCATCACACAGAGGAGAACAGAGAGGCTCCCAGCAGGGCGGCCAGgatggcctgggagcagaggaTGCAGGGTGTGCCCGCCTCAGGAAGGGGCACCGCTCGTCCTCTCCACCCTCAGCGTCGATGAACGGGGGACTTTGTGTTCCTGGCTCAAGTGTGACCTGAGCCCCAGCTGGTAGAGTTTGTCCCCGAGAGGATGCCCCTCTGTCCCACTGACTGTCCATCCGGCTCCTCTCAAATCACCCTCTGCAGGCCCCAAGCTTCCTCCCAGGGGATGTACCCAGGTcagggagggcggggccagcGCAGCCCTGGGTCTGTCCCCAGTGCACTCCGCACGGCATGCTGGCTCCGTGGCTGTGGCTGATTCCCTTGCTTCCAGCTGGTGGTCCCACCGCCGGTGTCACAGATACGACAAAGATCGGGCTTGGCACACACCTGTGTCTGGGCATCGGGCCCGAAGGCTTGCCCTGACTCaccaaacacagacacacacacacacatacgcaagCAGATGACAAGTAGGAATCTCCTAGGTTCTCCAGACACACTCACCGGCCTCCGTCTGAGTGGCAGGAAGCAGAGGACGTTCCCACTCCCAGGCTGGTTTGCAAGAACCTCATCATCCAATCAGCTCTTCATCATCAAATCAGAAGACAGGTTGttgtatgtttctttttaatattttttttattgatttcagagaagaagggagagggatagaaacttagaaacatcaatgatgagagagaatcattgatcggctgcctcctgcacccccctcattggggaccgagcccacaaccccgggcatgtgccctgacggggaattgaaccgtgaactcctgcttcataggtcgaggctcaaccgctgagcaacacTGCCTGGGCAAGAGGCTGCTCTGCATGAGGCCCAGGTCTGCCTCCCCGCAGCTGGCTCTCCGGCAGGAGGACAGGCTGAGGTggggagcccagggctcagccgTGTCCTCAGCTGTGAGCTACCCTCTCCGACGTCTCAGGTCCTGGGGGTCCGGGGCGAcggggccctgggagctgggggtcaggTCTGCCTGGACCTGCATGTGACAGCGCAGAGAGTCGGGACTCCTCTGGTCATGTAAGACCACGTGTCTTCTACCCGCTCATCTGCTTTCCCAGAGTGACTGTATCTTGGTCTCTTGCTTCCAGGAAGAGAAGTGGGGGCTCTTGCCAGAGTCCAGGAATCGAAACCCAAGGAGCTGATTGGATGATGAGGTTCTGGCAAACCCGCCTGGGAGTGGGGACATCCTCTGCTTCCTGCCACTCAGATGGGGGCTTGTGGGTGTGTCTGGAGAACCTAGGAGATTCCTGCTTGTCATcagctgcgtgtgtgtgtgtgtgtgtgtgtgtgtgtgtgtgtgtgtggtcccgGCCCCTCTCATT from Myotis daubentonii chromosome 2, mMyoDau2.1, whole genome shotgun sequence includes the following:
- the LOC132225941 gene encoding DNA dC->dU-editing enzyme APOBEC-3B-like, which encodes MDNRAPTDRPLMKRGTFKRNFRKEPKDQTYLCYEVEVRQGVAWVAVEGLQGIRRKRPQHLDRRRKYRLTWYISLSPCPDCVPKLVEFLEENRHVQLRIFAAHIHTKISGYEDGLRRLRDAGAELAIMTFEELQHCWEKFVYHGTRMQPLKPETELEKKLQKLKEILRLTVSQDLVKAPFIPKRVQTAPILTAGNDY